The Faecalibaculum rodentium genome segment ATCCCGGAAATGAGCATTCTCGACCAGGCCTATCTCTGGGAGACAGAGGAACAGGCACATGCAGCCGTGGATGGACCGGTTGGAGAACTGATTGAACAGGCAGCCGAGGAAAAACTCGGTGTCCATGTCATCGGCTACCTGGAATCCGGCTTCCGCGATACCTTCACCACCACGCCCGTCACAACACCTGAGGAATTTGCGGGCATCAAGATCCGCACCATGCAGAACCCCTATCACATGGCGGCCTTTGAATCCTTTGGTGCCATGCCGACTGCCATGGCCTACAACGAAGTCTTCACAGCCCTGCAGCAGGGAACCATCGACGCAGCGGAAAACGCCGTCAGCAACTGCCTGTCCAACGGCTACTACGAAGTCACGAAAGATGTCGTGTTCACGAAGCACGCCTTCACCTATATCCCCGTCATGATGTCCGACAAATCCTGGAACATGATTCCGGAAGACCTGCGAAAGCCCTTCGAGGAGGGCGTCCGGGAAGGCTGCATCGCCCAGCGTCAGTACCTGAAGGAGACCAACGAGGAAGCCATTGAGGAACTGAAGAAAAAAGGTGTGACGTTCCACGACATAGATACATCGGTTCTCAAGGAGAAATATCAGGCAGCGGCCAAAGCCAAGGGATTCACCTTTGATCCCGAATGGCAGGCTGCGGTGGATGAAGTGCTCAGGGAACACCCGGCACCCAGTGAGGAATGATCATGAAAAAACTGCTCAACGGTCTGACGTCCGTGGAAAACGTCATCATGGTGGCGGCATTCGCCATCATGGTCATCTGCACCTTCACCCAGGTGCTGAACCGGAACTTCTTCAAGCTTTCCATGCCCTGGCTGGATGAAGCCAGCACCTACAGCATGATCTTCATGGCTCTGATTGGCACGGAGGTCGGACTGCGGGACGGCACACAGATTTCCGTCACGGCGGTGGTCGACAAGTTCTATGGACGGACCAGACAGGTCATCATAATCGTCGCCAAGATCGTCCTTCTGGTGTTCTCGGTATCCGTGCTGATTTCTTCCATCAAGCTGGTGGGACTCCAGCTCGCTACCGGCCAGACTTCTTCGGCAATGGGCCTGCCCATGGCGGTTCCGTACTCCGCCCTGGTGATCAGCTTTGCGATGATCGTGTTTGTGCAGACCATCACCACCATAAAAATGATCGTCCGGCTCAAAGATCCCAACGTTGATACCCCAGATACAAGAGAGGAGAGCGCCGCATGACAACCGCCCTGCTTCTGTTCGGGTCCATGGCCCTGTTTATCCTGATTGGCGTCCCCATTGCCTTTGCACTCGGTGCGGCAGTGTGGAGCACCATCGTGTTCAGTCCAGACTTCACGGTGACCGTGGGCATCATTGCCCAGCGGATCTTCGGTGGTCTGGAATCCACGTCCATCATGGCGATCCCGTTCTTTATTCTGGCGGGCAACCTCATGACCAAAGGCGGCATCTCCCGCCGTCTGGTGAACTTCGCCAACTGCATCGTGGGCAATGTCCGCGGGGGCATGGCCCTGGCCCTTGTACTCGCCTGTGCCTTCTTCGCGGCCCTGTCCGGTTCGGCTCCGGCGACGGTCATCGCCATCGGATCCATGCTGTATCCGGAAATGGTGCGCATGGGCTATCCCAAGGACCGGACAGCCGGCCTGCTGGTGGTATCCGGCGGCCTGGGCCCCATCATTCCCCCCAGCATCATCATGGTGGTCTACGCCACGATCACCGGCGCCTCCATTGGCGATATGTTCTCTTCCGGCATGTTTATCGGCATCCTGATCATGGTCGTCCTGATGGCTGTGGTTCTCTTCCTTGCCAATAAGGAAAAATGGCCGAAGACCAGCGAAAAGCTGTCCATGAGCGACCTGTGGAAATCCTTCGTGGGCGCGATCCCGGCGATCCTGCTGCCTGTGATCATCCTGGGCGGCATCTACTCCGGTCTGCTGACCCCGACGGAATCCGCCGCGGTGGCCGTGGTCTGGGCCCTCATTGCAGGTATGTTCATCTACCGGGAGCTCTCCATCAAGGACCTGGTTCCCATTTTCCTGGACTCCGCCAAGGGCTCGGCCATGATCCTGTTCATCATCGCGACGTCCACGGCCTTCTCCTGGATCTTCGCCTACTCCGGAATTTCCGGTGAACTCGTGCACTGGATCCAGGGCATGCACCTGAGTCCGATGATCTTCTGCATCATCATTGCCGTCATTCTGCTGATCTTCGGCACGTTCCTGGAAGGCATTGCCACCTGCGTGCTGATGGTGCCCATCCTGTGGCCGATTGCGGCAAGTCTGGGCATCGATGTGATTCACTTCGGTATGATCGTGAGTCTCTCGAATGTCATTGGCACAATGACGCCGCCGGTGGCTGTGAACATCTTCTCGGCTGCCTCGGTGACGAAGCTGAAGATGGGAGAAATCGTCAAGGGCCAGATCCCGTTCTTCATCGGCTATATCCTGGTGTTCCTGGCGGTCGTCCTGATCCCGGCGGTCAGCACTTTCTTGCTGAAGTAGACCTCCGTCCGGGCCGTCCTGTTCAGAAGGGTCCAGACCGAGTTCCGGGGCAGACAGAGCTGACCTTCAGATTAAATCAGGTCCGTGAACAGCGGTTTTCGTAAGAGACCGTCAGAAGAAACAGGCAATCGCAGACTTCGATGCAAAAGTCTGAAAAACGAATCAAATATCAGGAACTAAATAAGGAGAAATACAGTGTCCAATATCAATACAGATACAAAGACCCGGCTGGAGAGCTGGAAGGTCCAGTCTTCCGAAGAACCGGGATTTCACAAAGTCATCACGCCGGACACGGCGGAGTGCCAGGAAGCACAGATCTTCCGCCTGAACCTGCCTGCAGGGCAGAGCCATACGCTGGAATCCGGTGACCTGGAGCTGCATCCGGTGCTCATTGCCGGGAAAGCGAAGCTCTCAGATCATGACAGACTGGACCAGAAGATGGAGAGGTTTGATTCCTTCTACATCCCCGGGCAGGACAAAGTCACCATCACGGCGCTGGAAGACAGCATCTTCTACATCGCCGGAGCGAAATACGAAGGCATCGGACAGCCGATGTTCCGGAAGTTCGATGCGACCCTGCCGGTGGGAGACATCCACCAGATCCACGGAAGCGGATCGGGACAGCGGGAGGTCATGATGACCCTGGCACCCGGGGATGAAGCAAGCCGCCTGATCTGCGGCCTGACCTGGTCAGGGGACGGGACATGGACGTCCTGGCCGCCGCACCAGCACGAGAAGGATCTGGAGGAAGTGTACTGTTACTTCGACATGCCGCTGCCCAGGTTCGGGTTCCACATCAGCTATCTGAAGAGCGGGGAAGTGGAGGACCTGGTGGCGCATACGGTGCACTCGGGGACGATGGTGCAGGCACCCTGCGGATACCACCCGACAGCAGCGGCTCCCGGGGGACGCAATGCGTACCTGTGGGTGCTGGCATCCTTCAGTCCGGCCCAGAGAAGCTACGATCTGGCCATCCCAGATCCGGCGTTCGATCTGGAGAAACAGTAAATCAACGACCCTGACGTGCTTCTCAGGAAGGGGCACCGGCCGGGTTGTCTGCAGATATAACGCAATATACAGGCAAAAAACAAGAAATGAACAGGAGAATAACAATGAACTTGAATGATTTGACAGGCAAGAAAGCCATCGTGACCGGTGCAGCCCAGGGCCTGTCCCGGGGCATGGCGGAAGGACTGCTGGAAGCCGGTGCTTCCGTGGTGATCATGGACATCAACCCCAAGGCGGAAGCCACAGCCGAAGAACTGCGTCAGCAGGGCTATGACTGCCAGGCGGTCATCTGCAACCTGACGGACGATGCCACCCGCGAAGAGAAATTCAATGAAGCCGTGGAAAAACTCGGCGGCCACCTGGACATCCTGGTCAACGGAGCCGGCGTGCAGCGCCGCTACCCCAGCGAGGAGTTCCCCCTGGAAGACTTCGATTTCGTCATGGATGTGAACCTGCGCAGTGTGTTCGCGATGTGCCAGCTGGCTGGACGCCAGTTCCTGAAACAGGAGACCGGCGGCAAGATCATCAACATCGCCTCCATGCTGTCCTTCTTCGGCGGCTACACCGTACCGGCCTATGCAGCTTCCAAGGGTGCGGTGGCCCAGATCACCAAGGCCCTGTGCAATGAATGGGCCTGCAAGGGGATCAACGTGAATGCACTGGCTCCCGGCTACATGGCCACGGAAATGAACACCGCCCTGCTGGATCCGGAGAACCCCCGGAACGCGGAGATTACCAACCGGATCCCGAACCGCACCTGGGGAACAGGCGAAGACATGAAGGGCCCGGTTGTCTGGCTGGCTTCCGATGCATCAAACTATATCAACGGCGCGATCATCCCGGTGGATGGCGGCTACCTGGTGCGATAGGCACAGGCAGAAAGGAATGGACAAGGACATGAACGAAAACCTGAAAGTGATCATCACGGACTGCGACCATGACTCCATCCAGATCGAGAAGGATGTATTTGAAAAGGCCGGGATCCCGGTGGAGCTGAAGCAGTGCCGGACAGAGGAAGACGTGATCCGGGACTGCCAGGACGCGGATGTGTTCATCGTGCAGTATGCCCCCATCACCCGGAAGGTGATGGAAGCCTGTCCGAAGCTGAAGTATGTGGTGCGCTACGGTGTGGGTGTGGACACGGTGGATGTGCCTGCAGCGACGGAACTGGGCGTGCAGGTGGGCAACGTGCCTGACTACGGGATGAACGAAGTGGCGGATCACGCCATTGCCATGAGCCTGGCGATGCTGCGCAAGATCGTGCCGATGAACGAACAGACGAAGACGAAGAAATGGGACTATACTACGGCGATCCCGGTGCACCGGTTCTCGGACCTGACCTGCGGGGTCGTGGGACTGGGACGGATCGGACGCAACTTCGCACAGAAGATGCATGCCCTGGGCTTCAGGGTCATCGGCTTCGACCCGTATTTCCGGGAAACCAATGAGACGGCCGTGTATGTGACCCCTGTGACCTTCGATGAGCTGGTGAAGGAATCGGACATCATCTCTCTGCACTGTCCGGCAGACGGCAACAAAGACCTGTTCAACGAGAAAACCTTCCGGGACATGAAGGACAGTGCGCTGATCGTGAACGTGGCCCGCGGCGGGATCATCAACGAGGATGACCTGCTGGAGGCACTGAAGGCAGGCGAAATCGGCGGGGCAGCGCTGGACTGCATGCTGGGAGAACCGGTGAGTCCGGACAATGAACTGTTCCGGCAGGAGAATGTGATCGTGACGCCGCACATGGCGTGGTATTCCGAGGAAGCCGCCAGCGAGCTGAAGCGGAAGGTGGCGGAAGAATCCGTGACGTTCCTGGAAGGAAAGCCCATCCGCTATCCGGTCAACAAACCCGAAAAACAGAGAAGCTGAAAGAATCATGAACAAAGAACTTAAAAGCAGACTGCAGACAGCCGGGCTGATCCCGGTGGTCAAAATCGATGAAGCCGGACATGCGGTTCCCCTGGCAAAGGCGCTGCTGCAGGCAGGCCTGGACTGCATAGAGATCACCTTCCGCACAGACGCTGCAGCAGAGGCCATTGAAGCGGTCCGCAAATCAGGGCTGGATGTCCTGATCCTTGCCGGGACAGTACTGGATGTGGAGCAGGCAGACCGTGCCAGAAAGGCCGGGGCGGATGTGATTGTGTCTCCGGGGTACAACGCCAGTGTCGTTCGCTGGTGCCTTGAACAGAACATGCCGGTGGTGCCGGGGATCCAGAGTGCATCAGAGCTGACGGCTGCCGTGAATGCGGGACTGGGATTCGTGAAGTTCTTTCCCGCTCAGGCCGCCGGCGGGATCCCGATGCTCAAGGCCCTTTCCGGTCCCTTCCCGGCGATGCAGTTCATGCCCACGGGCGGGATCAGTGAAGACAATTTCCAGGACTACCTGAAACTGCCCCAGGTCATTTGCGCCGGCGGCAGCTGGATGGTTCCATCCAGCCTGATCCAGGAGGGCCGGTTTGACGAAATCCAGGCCATTGCCCAAAGTGCCGTGACAAAACTGCTGGACCTGAAGCTGGCTCATATCGGCATCAATGCGGCCGATGAAGGGGAAGCGCATCAAATTGCGCAGTTCTTCGAGACGGTGTTCGGCTTCGATGCCCGGGAGAATCCCTCTTCGATTTTCTCCGACACCTATGTGGAGACGCTGAAATCTCCCTATCTGGGAGAAAAAGGACACATTGCGATTTCCACGCCCAATGTCGAGCGGGCGATGACGTATCTGGAAAAGCGCGGCGTTGCATTCAACCAGGACAGCATCGTCCGCCGTCCGAACGGGGTGATCCAGGCGGTCTACTTCCAGAAGGAGACCGGCGGCTTTGCGATCCACCTGGTGAGAAAGGACTGACCTATGGCAAACGTGATTCTGTTTGGCGAACCCATGGCGCTGCTGACAGCGGATACGCCGGGGAAACTGGAAGACATCTGCCACTTTACACGCTCCATGTCCGGCGCGGAAGTGAATGTGGCCATTGGCCTGACCAGGCTTGGACATCATGCCCAGTACCTCACAAGGCTGGGGGATGACCCCTTCGGCCGCTACATCGAAGGGGCACTGAAATCCAACGGCATCGGCACGGAGTTCATCACCGTGGATCCGGTATACAAGACCGGGATCCAGCTCAAGAACCGCACGACCGACGGCAGCGACCCCTACGCGCCGTATTACCGGAAGGGCTCTGCAGCCTCCCATATCTCTGCGGCAGAGATCGATGCGCTGGACCTGGATGGCGTGGATCTGGTGCATGTGACAGGGATCCCGCCGGCGCTGTCGCAAAGTGCCAGGGCAGCGACACACCGGCTGATGGACCGGGCAAGGGAAGCGGGGATCTTTGTGACCTTCGACCCGAACCTGCGCCCGGCGCTGTGGGAGAACGAAGAGACCATGCGTCAGGTCCTGAACGAACTGGCGGGAAAGGCGGATCTGGTGCTGCCGGGGATCGCGGAGTGCGAAGTCCTGGCAGGGACGGCCGATCCGGAGAAAGCCGCGGCGTTCTTCCTGGACAAGGGACCAAAGGCGGTCATCATCAAGGACGGATCCGACGGGGCATACCTCTTCACGGCTGAAGGAAGCACAAAGGTGCCCGGGTACAAAGCGGAGAAAGTCGTGGACACCGTGGGAGCCGGAGACGGCTTTGCGGTGGGCGTGATCAGCGGACTGCTGGAAGGACTGCCCATGGAAGAAGGTGTGCGCCGGGGCAACGCCATCGGCTGCATCCAGGTGATGACAGCCGGAGACAACGAAGGACTGCCGACAACGGAACAGCTCCAGGCGTTCATGGAACGCCGCAGTGTGTCCTGAAGCAGACAGAGACAGGACTTCAGACCGCAGACAATCAGAACAGGAAAAAGGGACAGCTCCTGCTGACAAGGCGGATCTGTCCCTTTTACGTTGGATGGATGTTCTCTGAAGGTTCGCTAGACTGCACCGGACTCAGAATGAAGTCCATCCGCCGTCCACCGCAATGATGTCGCCGCTAGTATAGGCGGAATCGTCACTTGCCAGGAACAGGGCACACTGGGCAATATCCGTGGCTTCGCAGGCGCCGGACTCAGCTTCAGCACAGGCCCCAGCCGCGTATAGCCGTCCATGTTCGGCCGGCCCATGGCCGTCGCAATCTCCGTATTGATGCCGCCCGGAGCAATCACATTGACGCGGATTTTCTCTCCTTTGTACATATAGGTGGTGTTGCGGCTCATGGCATTCAGGGCCGCCTTTGAGGCACCATAAATGGGACCTGCTGCCTGATGCGAGGCACTCACGGACGATACGTTGATGATGTTTCCGCCCTGTCCCTGTTCCAGGAATACCTGGACGGCTTTGCGCATCGCCGCCATGGGACCATAGACACTGACGTCCATGACCTGCCGGAATTTTTCGTCACTGGCCTCGGCAATGGGAGCCATGTCACCCATGACACCGGCATTGTTGACCAGAATATCCAGTCTGCCATAGGCGGCAACGGCAGCATCGATCATGCTTTCGCAGGCTTCCCGTCAGGATACATCCCCTGCATAGACCTGCACCTGGCCGGCTTCGTTCTTCAGGCTCTCTGTCAGGGCTTCCAGGCGTTCCTTCCGGTGTGCCACTGCAATGACATTCGCACCTTCTTTGACGAACAGCTCGACAATGGCTTTTCCTATCCCGGAGGATGCGCCCGTCACGACAATGGATTTGTCTTTGAGTTCCATGTGTTGATTTCATTTCCGATATGTTTGCGCCTACATAGTACCAGAAACCGGCTGATGAACCGATGATATTCACAGAAACCGGCCTTTCCGTGTGTCCCGGAAGACGGTGCCAGGACAGCATCCAGCTGCCTTGACCTGTGACAAGGTGGATCCACCTGTCTGTATGTGAAACAAAAGACACATATGTCCATATAACAACATGAAAAGCCTATGGGCGCTGCCTGACCGGATTTTCTATACTGAGTGGGAAAGCAGCGTGCAGACACGCAGGAAGGGAAGAAAGCATGAAACAGACAGACGTTACAGCATTCGGAGAGATCCTGATCGATTTCACCCACAGCGGAACAGCAGACAATGGAGCAGTGCTGTTTGCCAGACACCCTGGAGGGGCACCCGGCAATGTGGCCGTGCAGGTGGCCAGGCTGGGAGGGACCGCCGCGTTCCTGGGCAAGGCAGGAAATGACATGCACGGGCAGTTTCTTGCCGATACCCTGAAAACCGAAGGTGTCAATACGGAAGGACTGCTGCTGGATGACCGGCACTTCACGACTCTGGCTTTCGTATCAGTGGATGAAACCGGCGAGCGGACCTTCTCCTTTGCCCGGAAACCCGGGGCCGATACACAGATCTCTGCCGATGAACTGAACCGGGCGCAGATCCGGGATGGGAAGATCTTCCATGCCGGCTCCCTGTCCCTGACCCATGAGCCTGCCCGCAGCGCGACGCTGGAAGCCATCCGGGAGGCAAAAGCGGCCGGGGCTCTGGTCAGCTACGATCCAAACTACCGGGCCAGTCTCTGGAACAGCCGCCAGGAGGCCATGGAAGCCATGCGTTCCCTGGTGCCCTTTGCGGATCTCATGAAGATATCCGATGAGGAAACGGAGCTGCTGACAGGAAAGGCAGATCCCGAAGAAGCGCTGCAGGCCCTGCTGGATGCGGGGGTGAAATTTGCGGCCGTTACCCTTGGAGCCGACGGGGCCATGGCAGGCACCTCTGCTGGTATTGTGAAAGTACCGGGCATACCCTCACCCATTGCCGATACCAACGGTGCCGGGGATTCCTTCTGGGGGGCCATTCTGTGGCAGTTTGCAAGCCGGGATCTGAATCCCGAGGAACTGGATCCGGCCAGGACAGAAGATCTTCTGCGGTTTGCCAATGCAGCCGCAGCTCTGACCGTCCGCAGACCGGGAGCCATCCCCGCGATGCCTGACAGAGAGGCTGTGGAAACTTTCCTTGCAGCATGAGACAAAAAACCGCAGGCTCCTGCGGTTTTTTGTGGAGGACAGAGCGTGGAAAAACTGACGATTTCGGATATAGCCAGAAAAGCCGGGGTGACTGAGAGCGCGGTCGCCCCATAATTCAACGGCGGATCCGCGAAGAAGAAAACCAGGGCAATCGTTGCGCAGTCCATGACCTCAACGGTGACCGGCAGGCCGCTCACGGCCTGGATAAAACCCTGCGCAAAGCCGGTTATTCGGTGATCATCCTGACCACTGATCATGATCCTGACCGCTAAATCGAAGCCACAGAGTACCTGCATACTCTGCGGATGGAGGGTGTGATCCTGATTGCCACAATGATCACTGAAGCCCATGTACGGCTGCAGGCCGACCGCGTGGCCATGGCGGTGATCCGGGAAGCCAGACAGCTGAACCTGTGGATTCCAGGCGATCTGTCCATCATGAGCTTTCGCGGGTATGAGTTCGGGGAACTGATGGAACCGCAGCTGGCCACCGTGCGGTTCGAAAACGAGGAAGCAGGCATCATTGCCGCCCGGACCCTGATCCAGATGTGCCGGCACTAGCCGGCAGCCGGAAAAGAGGTGCCTGGATGGCGGTTTGAACCGGGCGGGTCGATGAAGAATATGCGGATCTGCAGCCTGAACAGCCGGGATGATTCTCCCGGAAAATGACGGCTGACGTTTCTGCGTTATTGAAGTACAATTGAAGTACCCGAGAAAGGGAGCCAGGAGGATCGGGAAATGGCCACGAAACACACGAAACAAATGAAAAGACTTTGCCGCATCGTGGACAACCTGTACATGGCTGCTGTCTGGTTTGCCTGGCTGTTTCCCGTGAATCTGTTTCGGCTGACTGCTGTCTGTCTGCTGGTTTTGATGATCATCCTGCACCTGCAGTGTCACACATGGCGCATTGCCTGGAACCACCGGCTGCAGCCGGTCCTGGTCCTGGTTTCCTGGACCCTCTGTTTTGCGGCAAAGCACGGAGCTGTCCCCCGGTTCCTTTCCTTTTTCGCCGTTCTTGCCCTTCTGCTTCTGGCGCTGGATTTTTTTGGCAGCAGGAAGACAAAGATCCGCTGAGAGCTTTGGCACACATCCGCCATTTGGCCCAATGAAAATGAAAAGGACTGCCTGTTGATTGAATGGGCAGTCCTTTGATGCTTGCGGATGGATGCCTGACCCGCTGCCCGGTTGGGGAAGACCGGAACAGGGTCAGCCTCTTTGCTGCTTCAGCCGCACACAGAGCCGCAGTACCATGACCAGCATGAAGCAGTCGATGGGGTACATGATGATGTTTTTGACGATCCGGGCGGTCATGAGCACCCAGAAGCTGTCACCGTACATCAGGGACAGCCACAGAGGGTTGAGAACAAGGTTCACGACCAGAACCACCAGCAGCCTGGCTGCCAGAACTTTCCAGAGTTTCAGCTCCTTCATCTGATAGAAGAAGGCTGAATAGACAGCCGCCTGGAACATGGCATTCAGGGCATAGCCGGGAAACCAGGCACCGTCGGGATGCAGGGCCCAGCCCAGGAAATCGCAGACAAACGCCCCGATGAGGTTGGGTGCCATACCGTAGAAATAACAGGAGGCGGCCATGGCAAGGAACCCGAAGGTGATGCGCAGGGTCGGCGTGAAATAGATGTTGAACATGGACAGGATCATGTACAGGGCGCAGAACAGCGCCGTGCCAGTCAGTACCCGGATGTCTTTGAGGCTGCGGGCACTGGTCCTGAAGGAAGTCATGAATGCAGACATTGAAAAACCCTCCTTTCCGTTGACGCTCGGAAAAAGGAGGGTGACCTGACTTTTTTCAAACGACAGCGGGATGCAGGATACAGATCGCGGCTTGCTTCGTTTTCGGACCAACTCCCCGTGCCCGAAACACTTTACGCCTGTATCCTTACTCTGCCTGAAGTCAGTATACGCAGGGAAAAAGAGACTGACAATGCCTCTATGGGTGAAAAGGTTCACAAGTTTTTATCAGGGATGGGGCTGTGGTATATTTTTCGTGAATGGAAAGAGGTTTCACCTATGATCATCGATACACTGAAAGAGAAAATCAAAGGACGGGGAATCCGGATCGTATTCACTGAAGGCTGGGATGCCCGCGTCCAGGAAGCCGCAACCAAACTGGCTGCCGAGGACGTCATCCGTCCGGTTCTGCTGGGAGAAAAAGAGGAGATTGAAGCCACTGCAAAGGAAAACGGCTTTGACCTGACCGGCATTGAAACCATGAACCCGGCGGAATATCCCGATATTGACAAAATGGCTGTCAAGATGGTTGAACTCCGTCGAGGCAAGCTGGATATCGAGCGTTGCCGCAAGGCCCTGATGTCCACAAACTATTTCGGCACCATGCTGGTGCAGATGGGCTACGCCGACGGCCTGCTGGGCGGCGCCACCTACAGCACAGCCGACACTGTCCGCCCGGCCCTGCAGCTGGTCAAGGCTGCACCCGGCAACGCGCTGGTCAGCTCTGCCTTCCTGCTGCTGAAGGGCGATGAGGAATACATGATGGGCGACTGTTCCATCAACCTGAACCCCAACGCCGATGATCTGGTGGAAATCACACTGCAGACCGCCAAAACCGCCCGGCAGTTCGGCATCGAGCCGAAGATCGCCCTGCTGTCCTATTCCAGCTTCGGCAGCGCCAAGGGTGAATGCGTGGCCAAGGTGGCGGAAGCCGCCCTGCGTCTGCACCGTATGCCCATCGACTTTGCCGTGGACGGCGAAATGCAGTTTGACACAGCCGTGGCTCCCGAAGTGGCAAAGCTGAAGGCGCCCAAGAGCGAAGTTGCCGGACAGGCAAACACCTTCATTTTCCCCAACCTGTCCTCCGGCAACATCGGCTACAAGATCGCAGCCCGTCTGGGCGGCTGGGAAGCCATTGGACCGGTCCTGCAGGGCCTGAATGCCCCGATCAACGACCTGTCCCGCGGATGCAACGCCACCGAAATCTACAAGATGGCAATCATTACCGCTGCACAGAAGGACATGGACATCTGAGTCCCCAACATTTTGGATTTTCACAAGACCGGATTTCCCGGTCTCTTTTTTGTGCTCTGTCTTTCAGGTATGATAAAGGAAAAGGGAAAGAGAATATGAAACATAGAATACTGATTTTGGAAGATGATCCGGATATGAGGGAAGCGCTTGAATATGCTTTGTCGGATTTTGACTGTCTTTTCTGTTCAACGCTGGCACAGGGGTTCAAAGAGTGGACCAGAGGCTGGGATCTGATCATTCTTGATTTGAGCCTGCCTGACGGAAACGGTCTGGAACTGCTTCAGGTTGTCAGACTGGAAAGTGACGTTCCTGTTCTTGTCTTCTCCGGACGGAAAGAGGAGTCAGTGATTTTAGATGCTTACGCGCAAAAAGGTGATGACTACATTACAAAACCAGTCAGACTCCCGGTACTTAAAGCAAAGATATCCCGGATGCTTGACAGGACAGAAATCAGACGATTTGAAGGGTATAGTCTCGAGGTATCGAAAAACGCACTCTCAGGTCTGTGTCCTGTACAGCTCACCAGAACAGAAACCGCAGTGCTGGAACCGCTTTTCGGATCTGGATATCACGCTGTCTCTGCAGAAAGAATCATTCGGTCGGTCTGGACCCGTACAGGACATGATATGTCTCTGAAGACTTTGAGTGTGCGGCTTTCCGGATTGCGGAAAAAGCTGAAACCTGCCGGGCTGGCTGTCCTGGGCAGCCGCGTTCATGGGTATTGGCTGCAGAGGACAGAAGATGAAGATGCTTCTGGCTGAGATGCTCAAAAGCCGCTCTGTCCGGCTTGTTCTCGCTGCCGGCTTTTGCATTCTTCTTCAGGCAGCTCTCCGGTTTCCCATGATTGCCGCCATCCGGACATTGACGGAACTCACCGGAGCGGAACGAATGTATCTTGTCCATGAAGCCGGT includes the following:
- a CDS encoding TRAP transporter large permease, producing MTTALLLFGSMALFILIGVPIAFALGAAVWSTIVFSPDFTVTVGIIAQRIFGGLESTSIMAIPFFILAGNLMTKGGISRRLVNFANCIVGNVRGGMALALVLACAFFAALSGSAPATVIAIGSMLYPEMVRMGYPKDRTAGLLVVSGGLGPIIPPSIIMVVYATITGASIGDMFSSGMFIGILIMVVLMAVVLFLANKEKWPKTSEKLSMSDLWKSFVGAIPAILLPVIILGGIYSGLLTPTESAAVAVVWALIAGMFIYRELSIKDLVPIFLDSAKGSAMILFIIATSTAFSWIFAYSGISGELVHWIQGMHLSPMIFCIIIAVILLIFGTFLEGIATCVLMVPILWPIAASLGIDVIHFGMIVSLSNVIGTMTPPVAVNIFSAASVTKLKMGEIVKGQIPFFIGYILVFLAVVLIPAVSTFLLK
- a CDS encoding SDR family oxidoreductase → MNLNDLTGKKAIVTGAAQGLSRGMAEGLLEAGASVVIMDINPKAEATAEELRQQGYDCQAVICNLTDDATREEKFNEAVEKLGGHLDILVNGAGVQRRYPSEEFPLEDFDFVMDVNLRSVFAMCQLAGRQFLKQETGGKIINIASMLSFFGGYTVPAYAASKGAVAQITKALCNEWACKGINVNALAPGYMATEMNTALLDPENPRNAEITNRIPNRTWGTGEDMKGPVVWLASDASNYINGAIIPVDGGYLVR
- a CDS encoding C-terminal binding protein — encoded protein: MNENLKVIITDCDHDSIQIEKDVFEKAGIPVELKQCRTEEDVIRDCQDADVFIVQYAPITRKVMEACPKLKYVVRYGVGVDTVDVPAATELGVQVGNVPDYGMNEVADHAIAMSLAMLRKIVPMNEQTKTKKWDYTTAIPVHRFSDLTCGVVGLGRIGRNFAQKMHALGFRVIGFDPYFRETNETAVYVTPVTFDELVKESDIISLHCPADGNKDLFNEKTFRDMKDSALIVNVARGGIINEDDLLEALKAGEIGGAALDCMLGEPVSPDNELFRQENVIVTPHMAWYSEEAASELKRKVAEESVTFLEGKPIRYPVNKPEKQRS
- a CDS encoding 5-deoxy-glucuronate isomerase produces the protein MSNINTDTKTRLESWKVQSSEEPGFHKVITPDTAECQEAQIFRLNLPAGQSHTLESGDLELHPVLIAGKAKLSDHDRLDQKMERFDSFYIPGQDKVTITALEDSIFYIAGAKYEGIGQPMFRKFDATLPVGDIHQIHGSGSGQREVMMTLAPGDEASRLICGLTWSGDGTWTSWPPHQHEKDLEEVYCYFDMPLPRFGFHISYLKSGEVEDLVAHTVHSGTMVQAPCGYHPTAAAPGGRNAYLWVLASFSPAQRSYDLAIPDPAFDLEKQ
- a CDS encoding TRAP transporter substrate-binding protein is translated as MRVQRLFRQARIPLLCSALALGSAIFPGCAKSAGPDPDKPLVFRMGIVDGETSPVYAGARDIAENVERNTDGKIKIVVVTGGALGDERGSVELCSQGDLDIASAANSVLTNWIPEMSILDQAYLWETEEQAHAAVDGPVGELIEQAAEEKLGVHVIGYLESGFRDTFTTTPVTTPEEFAGIKIRTMQNPYHMAAFESFGAMPTAMAYNEVFTALQQGTIDAAENAVSNCLSNGYYEVTKDVVFTKHAFTYIPVMMSDKSWNMIPEDLRKPFEEGVREGCIAQRQYLKETNEEAIEELKKKGVTFHDIDTSVLKEKYQAAAKAKGFTFDPEWQAAVDEVLREHPAPSEE
- a CDS encoding TRAP transporter small permease; this encodes MKKLLNGLTSVENVIMVAAFAIMVICTFTQVLNRNFFKLSMPWLDEASTYSMIFMALIGTEVGLRDGTQISVTAVVDKFYGRTRQVIIIVAKIVLLVFSVSVLISSIKLVGLQLATGQTSSAMGLPMAVPYSALVISFAMIVFVQTITTIKMIVRLKDPNVDTPDTREESAA
- the eda gene encoding bifunctional 4-hydroxy-2-oxoglutarate aldolase/2-dehydro-3-deoxy-phosphogluconate aldolase; the protein is MNKELKSRLQTAGLIPVVKIDEAGHAVPLAKALLQAGLDCIEITFRTDAAAEAIEAVRKSGLDVLILAGTVLDVEQADRARKAGADVIVSPGYNASVVRWCLEQNMPVVPGIQSASELTAAVNAGLGFVKFFPAQAAGGIPMLKALSGPFPAMQFMPTGGISEDNFQDYLKLPQVICAGGSWMVPSSLIQEGRFDEIQAIAQSAVTKLLDLKLAHIGINAADEGEAHQIAQFFETVFGFDARENPSSIFSDTYVETLKSPYLGEKGHIAISTPNVERAMTYLEKRGVAFNQDSIVRRPNGVIQAVYFQKETGGFAIHLVRKD